The Nitrospiraceae bacterium genome segment CGCTGTTGCATCACCGTCAACCCCCGTCCGCGACTGCGCGGAGCGCGACCTGCTCGTCCAGTTCCCATCAAAAGAGCCCTCCCTCTCTTGTAGTTTAATGTGTTGCTGCGGCCGGTTTGGATAGCTGTCCCTCTCGAGGACATCCTGCAGGCGGATTTGCCTGAGCCGGCAGTTCTGTCTCTCCGTACACATGTGCCGCGATCGCCTTCGCCACATCCGTCGACATGTCTTGCTGCATCACGCGAATCACTCTTGCTGTCGCTTCCCGTTCTGTGAGATGACCTTCCTTCCCCCCTTTCGAGAGGGCTCCGACCACCCGCTGATCCGCCAAATCGATGACTTCGAAATCACTGCACCACCGCACGTACTTGAATTGAGGATCCCGCACATCGATCGGCCACACACGGACAAGACCCCGAATCAGCAATTCAGGCGACGGTTCCGATGAAGTGGCGCTGATCGAATTGGCGGCGTCGAACGGACGGCTCGTCACACGAAGGCCTTCTCGAATCAACCCTTCGGTGAGGGCTTGCTGCACCGGCTCGACCTGATCTCCGGTGACGGATAAAGCCAGTACCAGATTCGTCGCGAGAAATTGTTCCAGCTCGCTCGTGAGCTCATTGACTCGATAGGACGCCGCCGTTCCCTGCCCGCTCGGGCGAATGACTCGGAGATCTGCATTATAGGTTTCTCGCAGGACGAGATTCTTGGCAGCCCGGCGTAGCCCCTTGACTTTGACGAGCTTGTCCGCCGTCTGGTGCGCATGATCGACTTCTTCCTGAATGGTACGATCCAAGTCTCTGATTCGCTCCATGATGGCTGCTTCGGACTGCGCGCGTTGCATACCGGCCAAGGCATAGTGCAACCGCTTCTGATTGTCCACCCATCGGTCTAAGATTTGAACATTCTCCAACACCTTATCGGTCGACACACGAGTCAAATTATCAAGTGCCACCCGGCGTTGCTCGCTACTCTGCCCTCGCTGCTCGATCACCATATACGATTCCCAGTCCTTCGCCTGCGCACTGACTTCTGCCTTGAATATACGCGAGACTGCGGCGTAGGCCTGATCCTCCGCCGCCGCTCGATTGTCGGACTGACCGACACCGAGGAGATACTGCTCCGCCGGATAGGCTCGGCTGACACCATCGATCCAGTCGGGCTTGCCTTGCCCTCCAAACCACGAACAACCAGCGGAGATCAGTACTACAAATCCCATACTGATACGCCAAGGTGCCCGCAACCATTCCTTTATCATGGCATCACCCGTTGGATGAGAAAAATTGTTTCCCCCGGGCCGAGTGTAAATGTTCGTGTCGTCTCCACTCCTCCGAGACCTTTGTGCTGGCTAGCCCCACCAATGTGCGCCTGGTATCGGCCAGGCTGTATCCACAGCCGGGCGAGATGGATCTCGTCAGGTAAGGTCTGCCAACTCCGCTTGTCGGCCTCTTCGGAGTAGACCGCCAGGCCATGAGCTAACAACCCCACGAGCAATCCAACCCATGGACCTGCATCCCTTCCGGCCGCGTGCTGAGCTCCCCGTGTCGCCCCTTCGGCCAACCCGTATTTGACCGCCGCCCTCGCCAGAGCCTTGGCAGTGATGCCCGGCAAGCGCTCGGACAGCGTCTTTTCGGCGATCGCTGTTACACTGTGAACCACTTCCGTTCGCGCGCTCAGTTGGGCTCCGCTGTCGGAATAGAGCATCACAAAATCACTCTTGATTTGCGTTGGCTGAGGGACAAGCCTTGGTAAAGCCACTCGGACCACTCGCCCATTAAGTCCATACAGGACGCTGTCTGCAACCCGGTTGTTCTGGCGAGAGGATTGTGAAAGCCCGCGGTTGAGCAAGACCAATTGCAGCGCGTCGAGACTGATCGGCAGGTCAAGAAACTGATCCTCCTTGCGTGGCGCCCGGCCATTATAGCTGATCACGACGACTTGAGCGAGTCGTTGGGCCGCTTCACTGGACTCCCAGGTAGTCCCAGGAAACAACCGTTGATACTCCATGAGTTCTTGGCTCAAATGCATCGCGTCGGTGGCACGGAGTAAGTCCGTGCGTAATTGCGCTGGGACTGAGACGTATGACCAGCCATGAGTGGCTTCGAACGTTTCATAGGCCGTGCGATAGGCAATGAACGCATTATTCAGATCTCCCGTGCTTTCGTACAGAATCCCGGTAAGATAGCGGGCGAATGCATCATTTCTATAGGCGTTCTTGTTACTGGTACTATCCGATAACACGTTGAGCCGGTGATCGATACGGCGGGCTTCAACCAGCGCATCTTGCCACTGTCCAAGCTCGGCATAGTTGATCGCCTTGATGACGTTGATCAAGACCTGTTCGTAGGGATCACCTTCGTACGGCAGCTCATTGTCGTTCGTGAGGAACGCAGCCGTTTCCGTCCTGATCCTCCGCGTGTACAGGCGGTCAACTTCATCTTCCGCCTGTTCGAGCATTGAATTGCTCTTCTGGTAGTCACCGGCTAACTGGAGCGTCATCCCGCGATCCATGCCGTAGAGCGCACGGCTCTTCGACCCGTAATCCTTTTCAGCCCCTTCCACGATTTCATCGGCGCGCTTGGGGTCGTTCGCACGGAGGCTTTCTTCAATTAACACATACCGGTTGACCGATGGACCACAGCCGGTAAGGACTCCGAGCAAAAGATGGGGGAGACAGACGTGGGTGAAAAACAACACGCCCCACCGTGCCGAGATTGGAGCGGTGGGGCGTGAGGCAATCGGGCTCAACGGAGTTCGTGGAGCCTAAAAAATCGCGCGTTTCTTCTCGATGACTTTCTTGATCTTTTTCTGACCGTACCAAACCTTGGCATTGCTCTCGAGATCAATCATCTGCAGATCGACTTGATAGAACACGGCCTTGGTGCCATCCGCTTCGTCAAGGATCGTCGAGATCGTGCCCTTCATCATATAGTCGGCGCCGATTTCCTTTCCCGGAGCCTTTTGTGTGTCCTCCCGCGCAAACATCGCCTGCTCTTTGCGTTCAGTACGGACTTCGTCTCGTTCTCCCCTTCCAGCTACGAACGTAACTTTCTGCGAATTCGTCAGCTCACGCTCGAGATCGGTCACGAAGGTCTGAACACTGATGTGTTCATGGCTGTCGTTCACAATGGTTCCGACGACGACGACGGGCTGGCGCTTCTTGGAGCTGGTAAAATTATTGAGCCAGGGGTACTCCAATGCATCCTTGACCAGGGACTCGGCAACCATGCGGGAGTCCGTATCGTTCCACCGTCCACTCAGGTCCGTCACGACACCCGAATCCACGCGTGTCACTTTGGTTTCGCTGCCGCATCCACCGGCCCCCAGCACGATGAGGAACACTAGAGAGCAGCGGCCCCATTGCCTTGCGTGTGTTTCGGCAAGTCCCTTCATGCCGATCTCCTTTGCCTGCATCAGGTTCATTGCGATGGGGACTTACCGATTGGCACGTTTGTCTTCTTCTTTCTCCAGCCGCTCAAAAGCACGATCGGCATTTTTTCGCACAAAATCTCGGACTTGGGCGTTCAACTCTTTTGATTGATCAAGAGTATTTTTCACATTTTCCAGATCGAGCTTGGCCAGAACATAGTACGTTCCCGTCTTCTCATCTTTATACCGATCGATAGGCCGAACACCGCTGAGCGTCGTGAAGGTCACCGTCTTGATGGCACGTTCGATATTCTGTTCTTCCGTATTCTTGGTAAAATCCCCAGCCGTCGTCGAGGCGGCATAATCTCGCATCAGATATCCGGTATAGGTTTCGAAGCTCTTGGCAATCTCTGCGCGGGCTCGGTTTTCAGCTGTATCCCACGCCAATGGCTCATTCTTCACACCAGCGACCGCTCCGACTCCATAGAAGTACTTGCCGTCTTTTTCATTGAGCGCCCCTGAGCCCTGCTTGACCCATTTGGGAGGACCGCCGCAGGCTGTAAGGCCGAGCAACAAGGCAACCACCAATCCCCCGCCAGCCAGTTTCATGAACATCTGCTGTGACGTCTTCATGCGCATTCCTCCTTGGTGATTGGCATGGTCAATCTCTCCCCCTTTGTCGCTGGTGAGTCGTCGAGAACCTGGACAAATTCATGCTAACATGCACCCCTACTCCAGTCAACGCAACACTGGGCCACGGGTTGACCCCATCGTGTGTTTTTTGCACATGTTGCCGTCTTTCTAAAGGAGGAACAGATTGTGGCTGATGTTCGGATTGAAGACGGGATCATCAAAATCGCGAA includes the following:
- a CDS encoding LPP20 family lipoprotein → MIKEWLRAPWRISMGFVVLISAGCSWFGGQGKPDWIDGVSRAYPAEQYLLGVGQSDNRAAAEDQAYAAVSRIFKAEVSAQAKDWESYMVIEQRGQSSEQRRVALDNLTRVSTDKVLENVQILDRWVDNQKRLHYALAGMQRAQSEAAIMERIRDLDRTIQEEVDHAHQTADKLVKVKGLRRAAKNLVLRETYNADLRVIRPSGQGTAASYRVNELTSELEQFLATNLVLALSVTGDQVEPVQQALTEGLIREGLRVTSRPFDAANSISATSSEPSPELLIRGLVRVWPIDVRDPQFKYVRWCSDFEVIDLADQRVVGALSKGGKEGHLTEREATARVIRVMQQDMSTDVAKAIAAHVYGETELPAQANPPAGCPREGQLSKPAAATH
- a CDS encoding penicillin-binding protein activator LpoB, with product MKGLAETHARQWGRCSLVFLIVLGAGGCGSETKVTRVDSGVVTDLSGRWNDTDSRMVAESLVKDALEYPWLNNFTSSKKRQPVVVVGTIVNDSHEHISVQTFVTDLERELTNSQKVTFVAGRGERDEVRTERKEQAMFAREDTQKAPGKEIGADYMMKGTISTILDEADGTKAVFYQVDLQMIDLESNAKVWYGQKKIKKVIEKKRAIF
- a CDS encoding LPP20 family lipoprotein, translated to MKTSQQMFMKLAGGGLVVALLLGLTACGGPPKWVKQGSGALNEKDGKYFYGVGAVAGVKNEPLAWDTAENRARAEIAKSFETYTGYLMRDYAASTTAGDFTKNTEEQNIERAIKTVTFTTLSGVRPIDRYKDEKTGTYYVLAKLDLENVKNTLDQSKELNAQVRDFVRKNADRAFERLEKEEDKRANR